The genomic window TTAGTTTTCACACTGATCATCGCTTTATTTTGAAATATCTCTGTAATATCTTGCTGAACATAGCTAGAGCATGTTTTAAACTGTTCTTGTTATTGACCATTCTGTTCATTAGAGTTTTGATGGATGATCTTTACAGTCTCATTCtaaagaaaataatagaaaacaGACGAAATATTCTGTTTTCTTGCAATTCTTTGTTTCTTGTGGTGAGGTTAATCTCTATGATATAAGAAATGATGACCATTGTGAATGGTTTATGATAGTAATTTGGTAAGTGCCTGGTACTTTCTAAGGGATATAAGTTCAATTTCTGCCTCtgttttttttatatgttgttCATTGAATAGTTCTGAGTTCCTCTGTTTGTTTGAAGAATATGGTAAGGTATAAATATAATCATTTAAGATTGAGATGATCTCGTTTTACTTATAGATTTGGGACACTGCTGGTCAAGAGCGCTTTCAGAGTCTCGGTGTGGCTTTCTATCGGGGTGCAGACTGTTGTGTCCTTGTATATGATGTAAATGTCATGAAATCTTTTGAGAACCTTAATCACTGGCGAGAAGAGTTTCTTATTCAGGTGACCTTTTATCATTCTCTGATGTTGTGCCCTTCCGTTTGTTAAAAGAACATTGAGAAGCTCAAGTAAATGGTTTCATTTTCAGGCTAGTCCATCTGATCCTGAAAACTTCCCATTTGTTGTCTTGGGGAACAAAATAGATGTCGACGGTGGAAACAGCCGAGTTGTAAGTTACTCCTGTCATTATTGTCACTTATTGCCTTATGAAAAGTTCTGTGCAATTTTCCCAAAAACTTCCCATTTGTAAGTTCCTCTATTATGATGTCTTTCTCGTTTCAGATCTCTGAGAAGAAAGCAAAGGCATGGTGTGCTTCCAAGGGAAACATTCCGTACTTCGAGACCTCTGCAAAAGAAGGATTTAATGTTGAAGCTGCTTTCCAGTGTATAGCCAAGAATGCACTCAAGAACGAACCTGAAGAAGAAATGTGAGTGTTCATTGAttcatttttctgttttcatttccTATTGGGCTGGATATCCACCCTCGGGAACTTCTCCCGTGCTTTCTCGAAACTAATCTTTGTCATTAAGGTTATAACCCTCCTAAAATTCAAGAGAGCTATGTCGCACTGTCAAATTCAATATTTACCAGTTAATGATTTATAGGGTCTTGTACATTTGAATGTGAAATGATTTATGATTCCACTTCCCTTTAAGATAAACAATTTACTTTAATCATCATAAGACTTAAGTATTGTGTATTGTGTTGATTATATCAGGTACCTCCCTGACTCGATcgatgttggtggtggtggtcgaCAGCAGAGATCCACAGGCTGTGAATGTTAAGAGTAGAGTGTTCAATCTGGATCAGCTTTGCTTGGTGCCATAGTACAAGACATTGACAAATTCATTATTAGTCAGCTAAAA from Arachis ipaensis cultivar K30076 chromosome B09, Araip1.1, whole genome shotgun sequence includes these protein-coding regions:
- the LOC107617258 gene encoding ras-related protein Rab7, giving the protein MASRRRMLLKVIILGDSGVGKTSLMNQYVNRKFSNQYKATIGADFLTKEVQFEDRLFTLQIWDTAGQERFQSLGVAFYRGADCCVLVYDVNVMKSFENLNHWREEFLIQASPSDPENFPFVVLGNKIDVDGGNSRVISEKKAKAWCASKGNIPYFETSAKEGFNVEAAFQCIAKNALKNEPEEEMYLPDSIDVGGGGRQQRSTGCEC